One Helianthus annuus cultivar XRQ/B chromosome 7, HanXRQr2.0-SUNRISE, whole genome shotgun sequence genomic region harbors:
- the LOC110866822 gene encoding uncharacterized protein LOC110866822, translated as MADTNDNEVTQQEQLKTMISEEVGRAIQVSVPHLAQEVEGHVLEVVETMMAGKIDELKGMIVEMQGKKGARKCTYKEFMACNPLPFKGEIDPIACQRWIASTEAVFIRSHCEKEDQVMFATGLLQLRAKDWWDVYSKEIGEEKVQVLTWQEFKEPFLKYHSPQSAIDKIQEDFLHLRQKDETIDEITNVFLDKLKFCNDIAGTERMKINRYYGMLKAEYREFIIPAKCETLNELIDLARDREIEIRRQAERGEKGVSENVSSSSPSKKPKFQDQSKKDKAKGSIPKCKTCGKLHTGECLKGKKGCYNCGQDGHPYNRCPNPSRTCYNCFQPGRIKAECPKLQQKTDKEARKEEAPRAKGRMFQITTEEAKDHPNVVSGIFSLNSMPTYVLFDTGASRSFVSSELVSHPSFRIERLHVPLEVEIADSKSYLLHEVCRDYEIIVEDEKFAIDLIPMILGEFKVIVGMDWLAKHQAEIQCEKKVIHVLTSEGKRVSIQGERNINSKLCSIVQAYKYVRNGSKAFLTYVVDTKQNTPKIEEVEVVNEFLDVFPEDLPGLPPEREVDFKIELYTDAKPVAKAPYRLAPTEMRELMVQIQELLDKVDPSKVEAVMKWVPPKNPSEVRSFLGLAGYYRRFIQDFSKLALPLTKLTKKDEKFSWGADQERAFQTLKEKLSSSPVLTLPDGTEDLVVFTDHTKGWDVF; from the exons ATGGCGGATACGAATGACAATGAAGTGACACAACAGGAGCAACTGAAAACTATGATCTCGGAAGAGGTCGGAAGGGCAATACAAGTAAGCGTCCCTCATTTAGCCCAAGAAGTGGAAGGTCATGTACTGGAAGTGGTGGAAACAATGATGGCAGGCAAGATAGATGAGTTGAAGGGAATGATTGTAGAAATGCAAGGAAAGAAAGGGGCTCGCAAATGTACTTATAAGGAATTTATGGCATGCAACCCGTTACCATTCAAAGGAGAAATTGATCCTATAGCATGCCAAAGGTGGATTGCAAGTACTGAAGCGGTGTTCATAAGGAGTCATTGTGAGAAGGAGGACCAAGTGATGTTCGCCACCGGTTTGTTGCAACTCCGAgctaaagattggtgggatgTTTATAGTAAAGAGATTGGGGAAGAAAAAGTTCAAGTCTTGACATGGCAAGAGTTCAAGGAACCTTTTCTAAAGTACCACAGTCCGCAATCTGCCATTGACAAGATCCAAGAAGATTTCTTACATCTTCGTCAGAAAGATGAAACCATTGATGAAATCACCAACGTTTTCCTTGACAAGCTGAAGTTCTGTAATGATATAGCAGGAACGGAAAGAATGAAGATAAACCGTTATTACGGTATGTTGAAGGCTGAATATCGGGAGTTCATAATTCCTGCTAAATGTGAAACTTTGAATGAGCTCATTGACTTGGCCCGAGATAGGGAGATTGAAATAAGAAGACAGGCAGAAAGAGGCGAAAAGGGAGTATCCGAAAATGTTTCCAGCTCGAGCCCTTCAAAGAAACCAAAATTTCAAGATCAAAGCAAGAAGGATAAGGCGAAGGGTAGTATTCCGAAATGCAAAACGTGCGGAAAGTTACACACGGGGGAGTGTTTGAAAGGGAAGAAGGGCTGTTACAATTGTGGTCAAGATGGACACCCATACAATAGGTGTCCTAATCCTTCAAGAACGTGTTACAATTGTTTCCAACCGGGTCGTATTAAGGCTGAGTGTCCCAAGCTTCAACAGAAAACCGATAAGGAGGCAAGAAAGGAGGAAGCCCCAAGAGCTAAGGGGAGGATGTTTCAGATCACAACCGAGGAAGCGAAGGACCACCCGAATGTTGTAtcaggtatattctcattgaacTCGATGCCTACGTACGtgttatttgataccggtgccaGTAGATCGTTTGTATCAAGTGAATTAGTGTCACACCCTTCCTTTAGAATCGAAAGACTGCATGTACCATTAGAAGTAGAAATAGCCGATAGTAAGAGTTATTTGTTGCACGAAGTTTGTAGAGATTATGAAATAATCGTTGAAGACGAGAAGTTTGCCATTGACCTTATTCCCATGATATTGGGGGAATTTAAGGTTAtagttggcatggattggctagCTAAACATCAGGCCGAAATTCAATGTGAGAAGAAGGTAATTCATGTGTTAACATCGGAAGGAAAACGAGTAAGCATACAAGGGGAAAGGAATATCAATTCAAAGCTTTGTTCTATAGTCCAAGCATACAAGTACGTACGAAATGGAAGCAAGGCATTTCTAACTTACGTGGTGGATACTAAGCAGAATACCCCTAAGATAGAAGAGGTTGAAGTCGTGAATGAATTTCTtgatgtttttccggaagatttaccggggCTTCCACCAGAACGCGAAGTGGATTTCAAGATTGAATTGTACACTGATGCCAAACCCGTAGCCAAGGCCCCTTATAGGTTGGCCCCAACTGAAATGCGGGAGTTAATGGTACAAATACAAGAATTGCTCGACAAGG TAGACCCATCAAAGGTGGAAGCCGTTATGAAATGGGTACCTCCCAAGAACCCAAGTGAAGTAAGAAGCTTTTTGGGTTTAGCAGGCTATTATAGGAGGTTTATCCAAGATTTTTCCAAATTGGCCTTGCCGTTGACCAAGTTAACCAAGAAGGATGAGAAGTTTTCATGGGGTGCAGATCAAGAGAGGGCGTTTCAAACCTTGAAAGAAAAGCTGTCGAGTTCCCCGGTACTAACCTTACCTGATGGAACGGAAGATTTGGTGGTGTTTACGGATCACACCAAGGGTTgggatgtgttttga